The following nucleotide sequence is from Chaetodon auriga isolate fChaAug3 chromosome 19, fChaAug3.hap1, whole genome shotgun sequence.
caaaatggaaaaagcaATTTTCTGATGGTTTgttgatgaaaaataaaaacgaGCAGTTCCACGACAGACCGCTGTGACTACATGTCTGTAAAGATTATTATTACACTGCAGCGGTAAGGCTGCCGACAGCAGGTGAAGGTTCTTCAGTTCATCTACTGTCATTGCATTCTtacattttgatgtgttttagtGGTTTGTTATCAACAATGGACGTTTGTGGCACAGAagtacacagacaaacattatTCGTAGGAATGatgcatttttggttttggtcttttcaagggatttgttgacaaaaagggaaagtacAGCATATCGCCACACTTATCCTTTAAATAAGAGAACGTAGTGAACCAGGCGCAGTGATGCACTGTACCGCTGTAATTTAAAAACAGGTTGGTTATTGGTAGTTTCTCAGTTTTTAACCCATTACTGAAACATTACCAGCAGCTGAATGTGGCTGTGATTCACAAATCTGTCATCAAGTATCTGTCATCTTTTAGCTAACTCCTTATAATGGCTGCGTAATGATGTTGTGGCCTATAAAGAAATGCTTCAAACTGATTtatggaggaagaagaaaatcacCACAAATGCTTCCCCTGCAGCACTTTGTCTCCACCATCTACACAATAATGCTGCACAGACAATGAACATAACTTACAGCGTAACAGCAGTATCTGAGAAACGCAGGTTCAGACGTTCAGAAAGAACAGTCATCTATGTTCATGCTGTGAATTATGCGTCACAGGATGCAACACGTTCACCCCGGACTGTGCTGGCTGATTGGCCTTCAATGATAATAAATGTAAGATAAATGTGGCCTTAGCTGCAACTTCAGTTCATGATAACCTTGGGAGATCTATCACACAACCCCCACAGAAGGACTTACTGTATACAGCTTGTTATTTTAGGCTCAGCCCTGCTTCTGCAGGAAATGAGGCTGATTATGAgaaattcattttaaagaacATCTAACACTATCAAGTGACGCTGCCTAGAAACCAATAACCCGATTTACACAAGGATATATAAATTATGTATTTGTATGCATTCCCACAGCCTCATATGCGGACTTTAATTATTTCTCAGACCACACTGGTGCCACGTTCATGGAATAGATGCATAACAATGATTACTGACAATTTTAAATGTGTATTCAACCATAACTGTATGCAGAAAATTAAGCACTTTTTCCCATTCATGCCAATATCATAGCTGCTacagttgatgttattgtgccAGAAATCTCCCATCAATCTCCCAAAactacaaataaaataaacttgtAGCTGATGGAGATTTACCACACGTCTGACTGCTGCGTTCTGATCCAAATTGTAGACAATAGCGACTTTGTAGAACGAAGGCAGAGTCAACACACGAAGCCATGTGAGGTTTTTCACCCAGAATCATTCACGGAGATAAAGAACAGAAACAGTTGGGTGGACAAAACACTTGGATTGGATCAAAGGGGTCAAAGGGATAAAGGCACAATTACAGACAAAGTAATCTTCAAATCGTCTTTTACACATCAAAAGACTTTGACATCCAGTTCTAAAAGTCTCTCTTAATCTGAGactttctctttgtctgctcGTTTACTTATCCCAGACGTGAGTTTTATAGGTTTTTATTAAACTTTTATTGAAGCACGGCGAGGTAGATACATTTTCTAACACTCCTggaaacctgctgctgaaacacCTCCCCTGACAGGGTTGGGAAACCACATCTTTGACTCCCTCTGGTATATTACTCACTCACTGAGTAATATACCACTCACTgccttcttttttctcctcaacGCTTTCAAACGCGCCCATACTAATATATTAAATCTCAAAAGGAGAAACAGCTCAGCAATCTACAGTGTCACTTAAGCCATAAATGCAAAAGGTAAATGAAGATCTATAGTCCCCTGTGCATATTTTATTGGTTTAGGAATGAAAAAAGTGAGCGGCTCATTTCTCCTTCCTGCCTGTGTTGCCACACAGTTATATTTCCAAGTAGAGGAGGACGTTGACTCCTTTTCTGGTGAATTTCAAGACATTGTGGACGATCACAGTaactgactgaaagaaaaacaaagaataacTTACAAACTAGACTAGTTTAACAGGCCTTTATAAGGATTTTGCAGCCACAGTGCATCCAAATCTGATCCTGACAGTACAAAGATATACGCTCCCTGTGGCTGGGCTGATTGAAGTTGAATGGCAGAGGAGGAACAAGGGATCAGAGAGGGCTCGTCTGCAGGAAGAAGTCTAATGAAGGAGCGTGTGAAGCTTCCTCTGAGGTGAAGAACTCtccggcagcagcagctctgccatCCTGCGACTCATGAGGAGCTTCAGACGAGCAGAACTGAAGTCAGACCGAGGATGGTGAACACACCTGTAATTCAAATCTATGCATCTTTGTCACATCTGTCGactccttacctgctgccactcccTCTCACCTGCTCCAGTCAGCCACGCCCATCTGCtcaatcacctgacacacacctggaacTCATCACTAATCAGTACAATACTTAAGCAGCTCTCAGTCACTcactcattgccagattgttcttcgtCTTCATGTAAGACTCTCTGCCTTTGACCTCACCTGTTCCCCCGCCCCCTCAGCTTTGTGACTCTGACTACGTCTTTTTGCTTTTCCCTCCCTGAATCTGAGACTCACGTACTCCCAGTTTCAGGTGGCACTGCTACAGGATAATACCTGTTACAATCCTATCTTATATGATTTCTTATCTCATGCCATTTGATGAGATTTGCtcctgccatcatcatcatcatcatcatctcacctCATGGCATCTCATTCAGTCatgaaatacatatatttatgaAAGTTGAACTCAAAATAAGAACTCTATCATGACTTTCCGGCCATCAGTGTCACTGAAAACACCAGGGAAGTTGGTTGGCTCACTGGACGTCGATGCTCCTGCAGCGCACCTCAAACATTTGCCTCTATTAACATAGTTAAATCAGAAACTTCCCACCTCATATTTCAGACTATCTCCACTATGACACACATAAAATGGCTCAAATGTCAATTCAAATGCGGTATAATGCCAAAGCACGGCCAAAATGCGAGGTCAAGTTGTTACCGAGATCATAAAGTTTTTAGGTGGGCTGTATGTTCTCAGTGAAGCAgaaagcagcaacacagacCTAGAAAATGCAATCATTGAATTATTGACTTTTACATTCAGGTTATTATTCCTCAAGCTGCTGTATCCGACACTGTTGCTCTCTTTTCTTGATGGAGCAGTTCTATCACACAGGCAGCTGATGTGTTTTCCCGTTCTGTGTAAACCAACCTTTCAGCGCTCTCTGAGTTTGTGACTCGGAAACCTGGTGTTCAATAGTTGGGCTTCCCTATGTCAGAGCAAAGAAGTGACCAACTCTGCAGGCTTTTAAAAAtagctgtcagtcatctgcaggaagttaaaataaatgtcaaatgtcataCAAATGATGGGGGAGTCAAAATGTCTTAACTCTGGCAAATGAAGCGTGAAATCAAAGATAAATGTAGGTGCTGACATTTTCCCTTCCAAGACCGACAATGAAAGACCAAATGTGATCGACTGATATTACAGCTGATTAGTGAAATCTGGACCAGACTAACTATCTATTAAATCTGTGTCCTATGGGGGCAGAGAAAATGGATTGTCTTCTCAACAGATTAAAGTCACCTTCTGGGCCCACTAATCTCCAAAAGCCATTAGTGCGTCTACCTTCAGGTGTATCTCCACCCCTGCTCCTCCATTAGGTTTATGTGTCATTTTATGTGAGATTTTCATCAAGAAGACACACTGTACGTGCCACTTTGTTTCCCAGAGCTATATACTGTAAGAGCCCTCGCCTTTTAGCGGCTCCTCACTGAGGACGATGTTAATCTCTAAACATCTGGGAGGAGCTTTTTACTTCTGCCACACTGCACTTCATTAAACGTTAAGAAGCATATCTCACTACTGTaaattgatttatttagttttcattaTCTCCTTCCACCTGGGGAACACTGCAGTAAATGGAATTTGACTGAACAAGATGATAGACACTTTAAATTGGACCTGGAACGCAACAACAGGCTTCGTTTTACTTGTGCTTTATGCATGTAAACGCGAACCAAAgcttatttttgctttaaataaCGTTAACTAGAGAGAATGTGCATTCGCTTCTGAGCGCTGTGCCAGAAAGCATCCTCTGCAGACACGGATGGAGCACcggagctgctgctctgcttagGTGCTGCTAACGCTAATCCTCCCGTGTAGACACAGTGTCAGAGTGCCATGCAGGGGCTCTGCGCTACActctgaatgctaatgtcagcatgctaagaTGTTTGCAAATATCATCTACATTTACTTATTTCCGTGCATTTGAACACATCATTTGTAACAAGCTGATGTTTGCCATGTTTACCTAACATTTCCTAATCAGCGCTAAAAATGAATCCCAGCTGATGCAGGTATTCACACATAAATCAAAGCAATGGACAAACTGGAATTCTGACCTGAGGGGACATGAAAGACTGGACCACATTTCATGGTTATTCATCTAATAGCTAATCAAGATTTGTCACTCAGATAAAGGTCATCCTCATGCCGGTCAGTAgacttcatcctctgggaacgTCAACACATCACCATCGTTATGATACTGACTTGGCCCCCAGAGTGGCTGAGAGTAAATCTCAATTCATACGGGAACATCTGCACTGCGAAGAAAGAAAGTTAGAGAGAAATTTTTTCTATTCTTACTTGTTATTGTCTGCCCACCTTCAGGAATAacctcttcagctgcttcataAACTCTCCCTTTATTGGATTCTATATATATTATGTATGAGAGATTATTCCAGTGAGATGTGGCTCTCTATGTATTCGTGCTTACCAAGATAATCTGAAATATTTTTGAGTTCAGTATGGTTGTTTTGGTTATGTTTTGGTAAAAATGGCAGTTTAACAAGACATGCTTTACACCTCGTGAGTGTTAGCCTGTTGTTTATGACTTCATTCCCATTTTTCTTCTGCAAAAACATCCTCCAGAACATGGCCAAGCGTCTGTTAGGTCCTGTCTCTCAGGCCACTGCTGGATTCCACTGACTTGACTGTGCAACAGAAATCTACTCATGTAGTTGCTAGTGGCAACTCTAATGATGTTCTGACCTCCAGACTTGTGAGTCGGCTGTCAGGGCAGCTCTGCAATAATGAGCTGCTTTGCGTCACATAGGAGCTCGAAAGTAAGTGACAAAAGAGGGAGTCTACACATAGTGTGCAAACAAAgctaaatgtttaaatgaagaGGACAATAAACAGGGCGTGTCTCTGTGGAGGTCAGTGAGTATGCAATGACTGTGTGAGTGGTGACGAGCGTATGTGTCTgtactgttttaaaaaaaacctccaccGCTATGACAATGGAAGCGCTACGAAGAGCGAAATAACCACAACCCTGAAGCCACATTGGCCAGTCACACGCCTGAAAAACACAACTACAGGTAGGTTACCTTCAACCAGACGACTGACAGCTAAATGATGAATCCCACGGTGGTGCAGGCATGGCCCGCCTTTGCCACAGCAGAATAATTTACTGCCACATACAATTAAACAAACCTGTAATCACGTTAGTTTTCTTCTGCCATTTCTCTCTTCTATCGCCTGTCTTTGAGATTTCAGgtaaaaactgtgtttgtggcttCAGCCGTCAGCAGTCTCACTTAATAAATGCTGCCAGAGAGagtgcattaaaaatgtatgtttttccCATCATAAAGCTCGTGGCTCAAAGGCTTGGctgtgtgaagaggaggagggtgtgtgaggaggagctGGCACTCACGGGTGCAGCACAAAACTCTGGGCCTTCTACATCCGCCGTGGGTCTGTCTCTGTGGGCCCCCGTCTCCTCTTGATCCACCTCTTTCATGCAGCTTTTGAAAATGTACAAACAACTGAGCCAACAGCTGTGACGACATGAATCTGTAGGTTATTAGAGTGCTAAAAAATGAAGCATTCAAACGTCTAATGATAACAATCATCTGTGATATGTGCTTGGAGGAAATGGTCTTCATACTGCAATAAAAGACAACTCATGTTTTATTAACAGAAACAATATGACAAAAAGAATCAGCTCTGTAGTGTCTAAGTGTAATTTCAGAACATTTGATCTGTCTCATATCCAAGCCCACAGTGCAGTGACTCAAACTGCAGCCCACTGGGAGCCCTGCATGATTTAACcatctgaaagtgaaaaatagAATAAACTCTGCCTCCTTTGTCACCATGATCTTAAAACTGGAGTTATTCTTTCGTACTGGGCTTTCTTTTTAGCCCCTGAAAATGACGGTGGATCGTCACCGTGTCTTTTCAAGGCTGCTACGGGATCACTTTCTAAATGAGGACGTGGTATCATATGAATCTTGAGGCTGCAATGAATCCGTTGATACCAAAGCTGCCATGCTCTCTCACTGGTAAAAGGCTTAAACATTCCTCCAAAGTCTTTACTGCGAGCACCAGCAGCCACTTCGTGAGCTCCACTTGTCACAAGTCGTCGGTAAAAGACGAgggacctgctgctgctccgctcTCTGTGTCACATGATGCTATAGCTGTGATCCGGATTAATTTATGCTACTGATGCAAATATGCTCCAAGCTCCTGGATGACTGCCTTCAATAGAAACACTGATATTATCTTAAATCATTCTTGAACTGTGGTCACATGCCTTTTCTTCagtttgctttctgtctctttccttttttctctcttttccttttcccttttatttcttttcttttttagtgCCGTGTTTTTTTGGGGGAAAGACATGACTCACAATGCACATTCAGATGCAAGTCATTCAGCTTGATTGGCTGTTTAATGAGGAATCCCAGTGCAGGGGTGGACTAAACCATTTTGGGACTTTTTAAGGGGTGAGAGGGGCCtcagaaatatttcttttggATGCAAAGCTCAGTCTCTCAACCAGTTTCTTCAGCCAGTTTGAATGCAGTTATGATGCTAAGTACTTGGACATAAAAAaattgcaaagaaaaacaaactttttattCCAGGAATTTCGAGGGCCCTTCCCAGACAGTCAGGCCCACTTTTCCCCTTCTACTACATCCCTGCTGGCATGTGAAACACCTGTGCCACACACCTTGTTAACATTACGCTAAATTAACTACTATCTTATCAAActtttgcatgtatttttatCCACAAAAACTAAACTCACGCTGACCGCAGTGTGTGTCACTGCCTGCTTGAGTGTGCAGCCATGCCTTCGTttaatacattcattcatatccTTTCAATGACATGAACTCATGCACTGGAGGCATGGCATTGAATCTTAATCCAACCACACCATCTACTCCAACTACCCACCCGGCTGCACTGAAacaacagctgtctgcagccCCTTTAAGTGACAGTTTTGAtattaacactgacacaaacaactCCAAGACATGTGAAAGTTGTGCATGACCTAAGAATCCCACAGAGGATCCGCTCAGGCTgcagcttgttgttgctgtcagccttttttttaaGCCAATATGGAAAAATCCCACAGGCTCTCTCCCTAATATAAATCCGTGAAGCTGCTCTCCGACATGCAAACGACCGTTGTTTTCTGTGAAGCAGTGAAGAGCCAcagcaaacagatgtttttcttaAGAGCTTTCTGACCAAACCAGGCCTAAAATGTTGTAATTATTCAATAGGTGGTCATCAAGAGACCCCAGAGACACATTCATGTGTCTCCTGGATGCGTTATTGCTGACAGGTAAAGGTAAAAGCTAAAGAACAGttgatttttcacatttctgcccCCTAGCGGTAAAAATTActttatgcagctttaaaagGATAGATCAACATTTACGAAGGTGCCTCATGTTCATCAGTGAGTTCTTGAGGTGCTGGTAATAATAATGTCGCTTACTTAACGAGTTACTTGCCACAGTTACTTGAGTTACTTGCACGTCGCAGCATGTTGGGTTGGAGAAGGCGTCCATGCTAACCGTATACCACTTAGGCCTACAGTCATCACGTGATTTGATTGGTGGTTTCGCCTCTTTAAATGAGGTCAATTGAAATTCTTCAAGGGTCAGTCGAGCACAGATTGGCTGTGACATCGCGACAGATGGGACCCTGTGACACATGACGTATGAAGTAATAATGATGGAGGATAGGAGTGAAGCACATGAGAGGGACGATCATAAACATGAATTAACATCTGGGTGCTGGCGGCTTGTGCGATATTGTGGACGCTGGAAATCATCATCTTTTACTCACGTGTCCACCTCTGTATGTGCTGGAAAAGAATTTATGTCTGCATTTGAAATAAGTGTTATTAACTAGCTGGAGGCTCTTCATAGATAGTGTGAGCAGGACACATTCTGGCTATGGCCACATAGTGGTAGTGgtgataaaaatgacaaattactgtatttcttggcaggtatttttttttttttttttgctttttgtttgtcagtttgtgttaCGACCCAGTGTTTGCTGTGAACTTTCATCTGCAAGTGCTGTCTAAAACACATGCTTATCAGTTTGTCAGTGCGATGGCCGTGTCTCGGCTGTTCGGTCTTTCCCCttccctgtgtgtctctctctcttcctctctgtgtccatgtgattgtctgagtggagacaggtgtgcTGAAGGCAGAGCCGCGCGAGCATCACCAGCTGCATCCCATCCTGTAATCAAGCCTCCTACAAAGACTCAGCTCTGCCACTTCCACCTTGGCAGATCGTAGCCTCTGCCACCAGTTAGTGTTGTCACACTGCGAGCCAGTTATTTACCACTTTTGCTATTCTGCATCCAGTTACCGTCTGCTCTCAGGGACTAAATTCCACCTCTCCTTACACTTCTGTCTGCTGTCCCACCTCTGTCTCCCCTCGCTTCGTCCTTGCATCTCAGCTGAGTCCAGCAGCTCTCCAGGTTCCACTCCGGGCCTGCCCGGCTCATATTCCCATCCCATTTACCCTTCCATTaaacctctctcctctctgtgtctgtgccctTTAACACAATTACTGCATttaatagagaaaataaagtgGAGAAACGACATAAATGAGAGGTGACGCTGTTACATAAGTGTGTGCTAAAAAACACtaacagagacacaatgatatAGTTCTCTTGCACCACCTATTGGCACAttgacaaaaacacatattcCACAGTATTTATACTCTAAATGGAATAAAGCTGCCTTAATGTTGAGGTTAAGTTAGTGTATGTGACTGAATAATTACTGTACTTAAATCTACGCCTCCACAAACACATCTTATATCCTAATACTGTTAACACTGATAATAATGACCAACCAGTGGAGCTTTTTGGTAAAATTtattttgcaagtgtttaagtgaTACATGTTTCCAGGGATTGTCTTAACAATGATGTcttccacccccccacccaggagagtaaatgaaaagaaattcgactttttacttacttttcacacaaactgtacaataTGTGTATGTACTGTAGCACAAGGATACAAACGTCCAACTAGAGTACCCTTGATCAGACCAAAACCTGTTCCATCAAGTACAGTCTCTTTGACTTCATACGTtcgctgttttttttatttttatcaaagATGCATCTCTAAAATCACATTCAGAGATTCTAAACTTACAGTGTCCGTTTGTCCTCGttgtctttaaaaaatgacCTTCCCCGTGTGCTTCAAAACTCGAGCCCTGAACACATCAACATTGTCATCAGCAGGTGCTGCTCAGGAGGAGCCAGCTTCAGGAGAGATATACATATCATGCTCCAAGACATATGAAGGCATTTCATACAATCAAATATATGGACTAAAAACAGTCAGTGAAACTGGTGTTTTACAGGGTATTTTCAGAAGCAATCACAGGGACTAAGGCAGGTAAAACGGAAATTACTGTAAAAGACTAGCTAAATTAAAAGAACAGCACTATGTGCAGCAAGACCTGTTTGAGTGGcatctgaaagaaaaagcattgATCCGTAAGCACGTCTCTTGAGTGgtcttttccttttaattttcAAACACCTTTCTTTTGCTTAGAAAATGAAGAAACCGATGAAAAGGGAAGAGAATGAACCaggatacaaaaaaaaaaaaaaaaaaaaaaatggcaggcCCTTCAGTTCAACCTTCATCTTTTGTGGTGTTATCCTCTAGATCCTCATCACTGTCTAAATCACTGTGGAGCCTCTTGGCCATGgtgtttctgcttctctcctccttaTTCCCTTTCTTTAGCTGCACTGGTAATGGTTTCACTGGttacaaaagagaaaacaggatgAGCCGAATGCAAAAACAAAGGATTTCACAAGCTCCAGTCACACAAAAGCTGAATTCAGTGTAAGGACGTGAGCACTTTTAACCGCGTTTGGAGTCATTTTGCTCACCAGGCCTCCTGATGTTTTAACTCTCACCTGCTGATGGAACAAACTGGTCTTCAGCTCTGCCGCCATTATCGCTGTGACTGGCGCGAACCGTCTCTTTCTGTTCCTCGTCTGTGACAATTCTCTGTCTGGCGCTCTCGAAAACAGACTTAATGACAATAGAATCCTCGTAGATCTGCAGTTGTGAACAGAGACaccagcgacacacacacacacacacacacacacacacacacacaaacagaggttGTTCTTCATCACATCAAGATCCAAGCCCAATTACAACTACAGTAATAGCATGGAAAGTGTGGGAAAACAATTTTGCTGctttcaaatgaaagaaatccTCGGGGTTCACCTGAGATCCCTCCAGGTTATAAGTCTGAGCGTTGTGACACAGGAGGAAAATATCCTTTTCCAAATCCCCCACACTTCTGTACTTGTGATTACGCACACGCTCCTGTGAAGCAGAGGATCAGTATCAAAAcctcaacacaataaataatcaGCCGTTAATAATTTAATAAGCAGTAGTGTAAGAGAGGGTCTTATTgtaaggaaaaacacaaaatgcattcccaaaacactgaaatacaaacCCAAACTGAGCCTTCCATTTTTAAGAAATACTTAAAGTTTTagagaaatatgcttattcgctTTGGTGCTCCCATGTCTGTGTGCTACATATTAAGCAGCATgttaggttagcttagcataaaaactgggtCAAGCTGGGCGGACTAAGTGTGCATGAGTGGTGGAAAGAAGTGGAAGATACGATAGAGGaggatgataaaaaaaaaaaagaagataaaattGGAGAACTGGAAAAGTCAACATTCACTGTTTTTAATCCTGGTGTGTCGAGAAACGTCTGACCAAAATGGAGCTAAAACACGCTGTCCGTCAGATGTATGCAACTGCAAAGAACGTCACAGGTGCAATTAAAACACACCTGTCCAGGGTCAAACACACCTGGGGGAGCACAGTCAGGTCCTGACATTACTGTCCACTACTTCCACAAGTGCACAATTAATGCCGATTTCCACACAAACGTTAATAATCACCTGAATCTTTAAACATGCTTTCcactgcatgcgtgtgtgctgctgcatctgTATGAACTACATGAACTACATTGCTCGGTGGAATGATTAATGAAGACTGGCTATTCGCCATCAGTAAATCGTTGCATCTGAGAGACGGACGAAGACGTTGTTGGTTTTCGTCTTCATTGACAATATTAAGAATACAGAAGAACACCATTCATCATTCATGTGAACCATACGAGGATACAGGCCTGCTGCTCTGGTATGTGATTTAAGGCCACTTGTCGTCTGCTGCAAGAACAGTTTAGATTGCCTCTAAtgtttgcagctttaaagaaaacTATTTTCATGAACACCATTTTAAAGAGGACTCTGGCTCAGTGTTATATGGACATGCATATTTTACTGGTTTCGGGTAACATGAGAGTGAGTAGGTGATTTGATCAATTTTTGATCTACTCTGTCTTTTAAGCCCTTTGATGTGCAGCTGAATCCCAACCTCACAGCTCACATCTTCTGCAGCTAACGAGCTTGTTAAGTGAAGCCTTACCTGTGTATCTGTGGTAAGGAGCTACAGAGTTAAGATGCTAGCAAGTGGGACTATTCCATTGCTCTCTTGATAGCTTGGTATTCGTGTCCATTTCTATGATTTTTAATAAGCAGTAGTGCAAGAGAGGGTCTGAGGGTTTGTTCTTCGCAATGACATCTGAGTCCTGGGGGTATTCAGTGACACGTACCCTGATCCTTCTGAAGTCCACAGGCTTTCGGATCAGCTCGTAGTACTCAGGTACCTCTTTCTTGGAGGGAAGCTGCACAAAGCCTTTACTGATCTGTCGACCCAACCTGGAAGCACAGTGGGATAGGTCACGTAATCTCATTTGATCAAGGAACTGTTTGATCAGTGTATGAGTGACATTTATTGAAGCCCAGAATGGTCAAAGTAAGGTAATAATGTCTTTTACACTGAGATCAAGACTTATGTCACTATCAGATGAGAGCTAAATCCAGTTCAGAGGAGCTTTTTGCTTTTAAGGCTGTTATTCAAAGTAAATGATTCAATCATCGTTAAACATAAATCAGTTAAAATATCTTCTTGCTACAACCCCAACCGGAGGTACTTTGATGTTTCGTATCCTGGCAGAATTGACACCAACAACACTCACAAGTCCACAAGAAAATACTTGTAAAACTATTCAATCGTTATGCTTGAACTTTACGATCGATCCAGCGGTAAGTGAAATGATGCTTGAACAACAGCAAAGACGGAAGAGTTGCTGTTGAtgtgtgctgtttatttcaCTCAGCAACTGCAAAACTTGAAAGACGGGACAACgacaaaaatttaaaaaaaaaaaaaccctgcagaaCTACTGGAATTACCATCAGCTATGCTTTGTTCAtttaatgttagctaacatgctaatctaAGACGGTGAAAGTTATTTATTAACATTAGCACGTtatcatgctaatgttagcatttagctcaaaacaccacTGCGCCTGAGTACAGCTGCTGCTAGCATGTAGACTCTCAGACAGTGTTTCAATACCTTTACTACTGTGCTATTCAGTATGCCAGAAAACTAATATGTCCCAAAACATAGTACGTCAAATGCAGTATGACAAAAATACCAGGACGTCCTACTGCATCTGGTAATATTTTGCAGAATGCTAGCCAGCACGGCTATTCTGACCCACAAGTCTTAGCACCAACTTCGAATCACATACttggagggatggatggatgagcaAGAGGATCAAAGTTTAAGATGC
It contains:
- the LOC143337600 gene encoding SWI/SNF-related matrix-associated actin-dependent regulator of chromatin subfamily A member 2, which encodes MKRLAARRYAGLLILSPTAAADPDSQPADCSQPETGENGSLEEMEEDISLKKRKSDHHGEKELQAGQETGEKVKRKRGRPPAEKLPPNPPELTRTLSTLVDMVINYKDGLGRQISKGFVQLPSKKEVPEYYELIRKPVDFRRIRERVRNHKYRSVGDLEKDIFLLCHNAQTYNLEGSQIYEDSIVIKSVFESARQRIVTDEEQKETVRASHSDNGGRAEDQFVPSAVKPLPVQLKKGNKEERSRNTMAKRLHSDLDSDEDLEDNTTKDEG